A region from the Bacillota bacterium genome encodes:
- a CDS encoding DUF262 domain-containing protein, translating to MARLERTQKPTSLLVEELKQGGLGFPEIQRGYVWNRSQARDLIDSLYREYPSGLILLWRPEELPELREGPGGSTFQRRPDYLIIDGQQRLTSLSRVFDGTINVYFNVEDEVFQVYSTKLKSNPFWVSVKDVLNGGAITALLNLQRNSNLDAEKQTIYGQRLERLAKIKDYLYPVMIIHTDDYEEVAESFIRINSRGTRLREAELAMARLAFHWPGSIVREFEKALDEYEQANYDFEARFLMRCYVAVATNQSRFRHLGALWQKSQGELEDIWKRTKKAIDHTINFLKNNAGIESLDWIPSINALVPLVGWFSKKDLLSEAEARGLLFWFFEATIHGRFTGSPEARIDQDLRAIDSTTPLENMILNLRREIGSFEVTSEMLEGKHQRHPFVPLLFVIFRKNGATDWFTGTILSSTNVGAPHQLELHHVFPKAILKQSGLYDSDKIDDLANIVFLSQQANRAILQSSPEKYLPEIEKEKLQSQLVPLDERLWRVERFTEFLKERRDLLAKAINTYLGELGRDHLSSGRTVSS from the coding sequence ATGGCAAGGTTGGAGCGGACACAGAAACCCACCAGTCTATTAGTAGAAGAACTAAAGCAGGGGGGATTGGGGTTCCCCGAGATCCAGAGGGGTTATGTTTGGAATAGGTCTCAAGCCAGAGACCTGATAGATTCCCTTTACCGTGAATACCCGTCAGGTCTCATCCTCCTTTGGAGGCCTGAGGAACTGCCAGAATTACGAGAAGGTCCTGGGGGCTCGACGTTCCAGAGGAGACCAGATTACCTGATTATAGATGGGCAGCAACGTTTAACTTCCCTAAGCCGGGTGTTCGATGGCACAATCAATGTCTATTTCAATGTGGAAGACGAGGTTTTCCAGGTCTATAGCACAAAACTTAAATCCAATCCCTTTTGGGTATCTGTCAAAGATGTGCTCAACGGGGGAGCGATTACGGCCTTACTTAATCTACAGCGAAACTCTAACTTGGATGCGGAAAAACAGACTATCTACGGCCAAAGGTTAGAACGGCTTGCAAAAATCAAAGACTACCTCTATCCTGTGATGATAATTCACACCGATGATTATGAGGAAGTCGCAGAATCCTTCATAAGAATCAATTCAAGGGGAACACGTCTACGAGAGGCCGAATTGGCAATGGCCCGCCTCGCCTTTCACTGGCCGGGATCAATTGTAAGGGAATTTGAGAAGGCATTGGATGAATACGAACAAGCAAATTATGATTTTGAAGCTCGTTTCTTGATGCGGTGCTACGTTGCGGTAGCCACAAACCAAAGTAGGTTCCGTCATCTCGGTGCACTCTGGCAGAAAAGCCAGGGGGAACTAGAAGATATATGGAAAAGGACGAAAAAGGCAATTGATCACACAATCAATTTCCTGAAGAACAACGCGGGTATTGAATCACTGGACTGGATCCCGTCTATCAATGCCCTCGTGCCGCTCGTCGGGTGGTTTTCGAAGAAGGATCTACTTTCAGAAGCGGAAGCAAGGGGCCTTCTTTTCTGGTTCTTTGAAGCCACGATACATGGAAGGTTTACGGGGAGCCCTGAGGCAAGGATTGACCAGGATCTACGAGCTATAGATAGTACCACTCCTCTCGAGAACATGATATTAAATCTCAGGCGTGAAATCGGAAGCTTTGAGGTTACCTCGGAGATGCTAGAGGGCAAACATCAAAGGCATCCTTTTGTTCCCTTACTATTTGTCATTTTTCGCAAGAATGGGGCCACCGACTGGTTTACTGGGACAATATTGAGTTCGACAAATGTAGGGGCCCCGCACCAGCTGGAACTCCATCATGTCTTCCCCAAGGCGATACTAAAACAATCAGGCCTATATGATTCTGACAAGATCGATGACCTGGCCAATATTGTATTTCTGTCCCAACAAGCAAACCGAGCGATCCTCCAATCCTCGCCAGAAAAATACCTACCGGAAATTGAAAAGGAAAAGCTCCAATCACAGCTCGTTCCATTAGACGAACGTCTCTGGAGAGTTGAGAGGTTTACTGAGTTTCTGAAAGAAAGAAGAGATCTATTGGCGAAGGCCATTAATACCTATTTGGGTGAGCTTGGGAGAGACCATCTTTCTAGCGGGAGGACTGTCTCTAGTTGA
- a CDS encoding DUF3883 domain-containing protein: protein MQECSIEAGMVIMGPMFPEPVRVLAARYIGSSRVKIEAVGVNSKKYYDPILGLDELSRLTTSQGDTLNFTGDGERLFLFLEAHRIRNAFQFDPYYGVSVSQVDALPHQIEAVYHYILKNPNIRFLLADDPGAGKTIMAGLVLKELKYRGLVNRTLIIVPGHLKGQWLREMRERFQENFIIVDRGVMNATWGQNVWTERHQVITSLDFAKQEDVMFTLKDSSWDLVIVDEAHKMSAYKYGDKIDKTVRYQFGELISEIAKYLLFLTATPHRGDPENFRLFLDLLQPGFFANTKMLAESIKDKDNPLFLRRLKEDLKGFDNSPLFPPRRVETIKYRLSEQEKKLYNAVTKYVEQNFNKALQKEKRNVTFALTILQRRLASSIRAVRKSLERRRNRLEELYRKGQILQEAGYSENYLEDLEESQRWEKEEELLEKLTSADSLEELQDEINNLDELVGLAKEAEKGEIETKLVRIKEVLDQERIRETGTKLLIFTESKDTMEYLAEKLRQWGYIVTVIHGGMNMDDRIRAEHEFKNRAQIMVATEAAGEGINLQFCWLMVNYDIPWNPNRLEQRMGRIHRYGQRNEVHIYNLVAVDTREGRILEKLFEKLDRMKEHLGSDRVFDVIGDVLPGTSLKDLILDAISSRRTMEDILAEMERIPDEEAIQKVKEATMEALATRHIDLSRILGEQRTAVENRLVPEYIERFFLRAAQMIGIRVEKRQDGFWRITAIPFEVRNQPYEFKVKYGEVQREYLKVAFDKVIAFKGQAEFVTMGHPLMEAVLETVLKGYRQDADKGAVFIDPDGKLDGLLWFMTGEVKDGKGDVAGRRLLCVYQTSGGQLFPINPSILWDLKPGEENTPRCSQAETTIFSREDVIDFAIEHQLTPYRDELLAQRQRDAEIKAKYGLRSIDSMILESEAKLTEYETRKIKGESIPEVAILQERRRREDLEGKRQRLLDDIRAHTNLYPSEPNVLSVIRVIPGAPRGDMNGDEDIERVGMEVAMEYERSQGRTPEDVSLQSLGYDVRSADICGDYRYIEVKARARTGAIALTPNEWLMANRLGDEYWLYVVENATSTPVLFTLQNPAAQLKPEEEVGIVRYIVKDWREKACVVGEGQL, encoded by the coding sequence ATGCAGGAATGTAGTATAGAAGCGGGAATGGTGATAATGGGCCCGATGTTCCCTGAGCCGGTAAGGGTCCTTGCTGCCAGGTATATCGGCTCAAGCAGGGTCAAGATCGAGGCTGTCGGAGTCAATTCAAAGAAGTATTACGATCCAATTCTTGGCCTTGATGAACTATCTCGACTGACGACATCCCAAGGGGATACCCTCAACTTCACTGGTGACGGTGAACGGCTTTTTCTTTTCCTTGAGGCACACCGTATTCGCAATGCCTTTCAGTTTGACCCTTATTATGGTGTGAGCGTTTCCCAGGTAGATGCTCTGCCGCACCAGATCGAGGCGGTATATCACTATATTCTCAAGAACCCGAATATCCGGTTTCTATTGGCTGACGACCCAGGAGCGGGAAAGACCATTATGGCCGGGCTTGTTCTCAAGGAATTGAAATACCGGGGGCTGGTGAACCGCACGCTCATCATTGTTCCGGGGCATCTGAAAGGTCAGTGGCTCAGGGAAATGAGAGAACGATTTCAAGAGAACTTCATCATTGTTGACCGCGGTGTTATGAATGCCACCTGGGGGCAGAATGTTTGGACGGAACGCCACCAGGTCATCACTTCGCTGGATTTCGCGAAACAGGAGGACGTGATGTTCACCCTTAAGGATTCCTCCTGGGATCTGGTGATCGTGGATGAGGCTCACAAGATGTCTGCATATAAGTACGGTGACAAGATTGACAAGACCGTTCGGTATCAGTTTGGGGAATTGATCTCGGAAATTGCCAAGTACCTTCTCTTTCTGACTGCGACACCCCATCGTGGCGACCCAGAGAACTTCCGTCTCTTCTTGGATCTCCTGCAGCCAGGGTTTTTTGCCAACACCAAGATGCTTGCTGAGTCTATTAAAGATAAGGATAACCCCCTCTTCTTAAGGCGACTCAAGGAGGACCTCAAAGGATTTGATAATTCCCCTCTCTTCCCGCCCCGGCGGGTGGAGACGATAAAGTATCGGCTGAGCGAGCAAGAGAAGAAGCTTTATAACGCTGTCACGAAATATGTGGAACAGAACTTCAATAAGGCGCTACAAAAGGAAAAGCGGAATGTCACATTCGCCCTTACCATTCTGCAGAGGAGGCTTGCTTCTAGCATCAGGGCAGTACGCAAGTCTCTGGAGCGTCGCCGCAATAGGCTTGAAGAGCTGTACAGGAAGGGACAGATTCTCCAGGAGGCAGGATACTCTGAGAATTATTTAGAGGATCTCGAAGAAAGCCAGCGCTGGGAAAAAGAGGAGGAACTTCTCGAGAAGCTTACTTCAGCTGACTCTCTTGAGGAACTTCAGGATGAGATCAATAATCTGGATGAACTCGTAGGCTTGGCAAAAGAGGCTGAGAAGGGCGAAATTGAGACAAAGCTGGTACGAATCAAAGAGGTCTTGGATCAGGAGAGAATACGCGAGACGGGGACTAAGCTGCTTATTTTCACCGAATCAAAGGATACGATGGAGTATCTAGCGGAAAAACTGCGTCAATGGGGGTATATCGTTACTGTTATTCATGGCGGGATGAACATGGATGACCGCATCAGGGCTGAACATGAATTCAAGAATAGAGCACAGATCATGGTAGCCACTGAGGCGGCCGGCGAGGGTATCAACCTGCAATTCTGTTGGTTGATGGTGAACTACGATATCCCCTGGAACCCTAATCGCCTGGAGCAGAGGATGGGGCGCATTCACCGATATGGTCAGCGAAATGAAGTGCATATTTATAATCTGGTAGCAGTGGACACCCGCGAAGGAAGGATTTTGGAGAAGCTCTTTGAGAAGCTGGATCGTATGAAGGAACATCTGGGAAGCGACCGTGTGTTTGACGTAATTGGGGATGTATTGCCCGGAACAAGCCTGAAGGACCTTATACTCGATGCCATCTCTAGTCGGAGAACCATGGAGGATATCCTGGCCGAGATGGAGAGGATTCCAGATGAGGAAGCTATCCAGAAGGTCAAGGAGGCCACCATGGAAGCCCTGGCTACTCGGCATATAGACCTTTCTCGAATCCTGGGGGAACAGAGAACGGCCGTGGAAAACCGGCTGGTGCCAGAGTATATCGAAAGATTCTTTCTCCGTGCGGCGCAGATGATCGGCATAAGGGTGGAAAAGCGCCAAGACGGCTTTTGGCGGATTACAGCTATCCCATTCGAGGTGCGCAACCAGCCCTATGAGTTCAAGGTAAAATATGGCGAAGTACAGCGGGAATACCTGAAGGTAGCCTTCGATAAGGTTATAGCCTTTAAGGGGCAGGCTGAGTTCGTAACCATGGGGCATCCCCTAATGGAAGCTGTATTAGAAACCGTACTTAAGGGATACAGACAGGACGCAGATAAAGGAGCAGTATTTATCGACCCTGATGGCAAGCTCGATGGGCTACTATGGTTCATGACCGGGGAAGTCAAGGACGGGAAGGGCGATGTTGCAGGTCGTAGATTGCTTTGCGTCTATCAGACATCTGGTGGACAGCTCTTTCCTATCAACCCTTCGATTCTCTGGGATTTGAAGCCTGGGGAAGAAAATACCCCCCGTTGTTCACAGGCCGAAACCACGATATTTTCCAGGGAAGATGTCATAGATTTTGCTATCGAGCACCAGCTTACACCGTACAGGGACGAGCTCTTGGCACAAAGGCAGAGAGACGCCGAGATTAAAGCCAAATATGGTCTAAGATCTATTGACTCCATGATCCTGGAATCAGAGGCCAAATTGACCGAGTACGAAACGAGAAAGATCAAGGGTGAGAGCATTCCTGAAGTCGCTATTCTGCAGGAGCGACGAAGAAGGGAGGATCTCGAGGGAAAAAGGCAAAGGCTCCTTGATGATATCCGGGCTCATACAAATCTTTATCCTTCTGAGCCTAATGTGCTTTCCGTTATCCGTGTAATTCCGGGCGCACCCCGAGGAGATATGAATGGCGACGAGGACATAGAAAGGGTTGGTATGGAAGTCGCTATGGAATATGAGCGAAGTCAGGGTAGGACTCCCGAAGACGTATCCCTGCAGTCCCTTGGTTATGATGTTCGTTCAGCGGACATATGCGGAGATTATCGCTACATAGAGGTAAAGGCCCGCGCCAGGACAGGAGCTATCGCCTTAACCCCAAATGAGTGGCTGATGGCTAACCGCCTGGGTGATGAGTATTGGCTATATGTTGTAGAAAATGCGACCAGCACCCCAGTTCTATTCACCTTACAGAACCCGGCGGCCCAACTTAAACCTGAAGAAGAGGTAGGCATAGTTCGCTATATCGTAAAAGACTGGCGAGAGAAGGCCTGTGTTGTTGGAGAGGGGCAGTTATAA
- a CDS encoding DUF1156 domain-containing protein — protein MARRSFIEASFPVQAVSEESAKEKNIRHGHISTLHIWWARKPLASSRATIYAALIPEPEDEQERIAKASFISNLCKWENSSKSYYLERARRDILTSYGGNSPKVLDPFAGGGSMPLEALRLGCETYASDLNPVAVLIEKATLEFPQRYGKAQRRKEKTPMGEIDKEVNPLLEDVKYWGNWVLEEARRELECFYPDEPDGSIPVGYYWMHTVHCQNPACGCEIPLTANWWLAKKDNKRVALRVVPRGNKIGFEIVEGGKIDFDPEEGTVARAKVICPCCGSGLSDKEVRRQFQEGKASQRMVAVVLHHPHRQGKTYRLANEQDLAVFQEAERYLEKKREELWDKWGIDPVPDEPLGRVPVTFGVINVWVYGMNSWGDLFNFRQKLALITFEEKVRQAHEKMLAEGYEEEYARAVATYLAFGVDRLASHLAVLVRWRPDALSFERVFDRQALPMVWDYGEVNSFSDARGQWDLEPILEVVNSLSVVSAPATVTQASAISLPHPDDYFDAVVTDPPYYDNVPYSYLSDFFYIWLKRTIGHLYPDLLATPLTPKSEEIVAYSHGEDGFGGGKRFFEDMITKAFREIYRVLKPEGIAVIVFAHKTTDAWETIINALLESGLYLTASWPLNTEMKARLRAKESAALASSIYMVCRKRTTKETAYFNEIKPQVEKRIREKLDQFWNEGISGSDFFIAAIGPALEVFGRYEKVETYSGEPISAENLLELIRRTVSEYALARILKGSHLGGIDAETRFYLLWRWTYNGAKVLFDEARKLANAVGIELTEHWNNGFIRKDKEFISVLGPKERDRKFLEKERLNSMVDVLHACLLLWEKNERKRITEVLEDTGYLYNNAFWQVAQSISEVLPPGEKERQMLQGFLYGRETYQKTQDGNSEKQGRLF, from the coding sequence ATGGCAAGGAGATCATTCATAGAAGCAAGTTTCCCAGTCCAAGCAGTAAGCGAGGAATCAGCAAAGGAGAAAAACATCCGCCATGGACATATCTCGACGCTCCATATTTGGTGGGCAAGAAAGCCATTAGCTTCATCGCGTGCCACCATTTATGCTGCTTTGATCCCAGAGCCAGAAGATGAACAGGAGAGGATAGCCAAGGCGAGCTTTATATCAAATCTATGTAAGTGGGAGAACTCGTCCAAGTCATATTACCTGGAACGAGCTAGGCGGGACATCCTGACATCATATGGCGGTAATTCCCCTAAGGTCTTAGACCCTTTCGCTGGGGGTGGCTCCATGCCTCTCGAGGCCTTGAGATTGGGTTGTGAGACCTATGCCAGCGATCTTAACCCCGTAGCCGTGCTAATTGAAAAGGCAACTCTAGAGTTTCCGCAGCGATATGGCAAGGCGCAGAGAAGAAAAGAGAAAACCCCCATGGGGGAAATAGACAAGGAAGTCAATCCGCTCCTGGAAGACGTCAAGTATTGGGGAAATTGGGTTCTGGAAGAGGCTAGGCGAGAGCTTGAATGTTTCTATCCTGATGAACCTGATGGAAGTATCCCTGTGGGTTACTATTGGATGCATACTGTGCATTGTCAAAACCCGGCATGTGGTTGCGAGATACCTTTAACAGCCAATTGGTGGCTAGCGAAGAAAGATAATAAGAGGGTAGCTCTACGCGTAGTGCCAAGAGGTAACAAAATCGGCTTTGAGATTGTCGAGGGGGGAAAAATCGACTTTGATCCCGAGGAAGGAACCGTCGCGAGGGCCAAAGTGATATGCCCCTGCTGTGGCAGCGGCCTTTCGGACAAAGAGGTGCGTAGGCAATTCCAGGAGGGGAAAGCAAGCCAACGAATGGTAGCCGTGGTACTCCATCATCCCCACAGACAGGGCAAAACCTACCGGCTTGCAAACGAGCAAGACCTGGCCGTCTTTCAGGAAGCGGAAAGATATCTAGAAAAGAAGAGAGAGGAGCTATGGGATAAGTGGGGGATTGACCCGGTGCCAGATGAACCACTTGGACGAGTTCCTGTTACCTTCGGAGTAATCAATGTATGGGTCTATGGAATGAATAGTTGGGGCGACCTTTTCAATTTTCGACAGAAGCTGGCTCTCATCACCTTTGAGGAGAAGGTGCGGCAGGCGCACGAGAAGATGCTGGCTGAGGGGTACGAGGAGGAATACGCCAGGGCGGTGGCGACGTACTTGGCGTTTGGCGTGGATCGGCTAGCTTCACATCTAGCGGTGCTGGTAAGATGGCGGCCTGACGCTCTTTCTTTTGAAAGAGTATTTGATAGGCAGGCTTTGCCTATGGTTTGGGATTACGGTGAAGTCAACTCGTTTAGTGATGCAAGGGGACAATGGGATTTAGAACCAATACTGGAAGTGGTCAACTCTCTTTCGGTGGTTTCTGCTCCCGCCACTGTTACCCAGGCCTCCGCTATCTCATTGCCCCACCCTGACGACTACTTTGACGCCGTGGTCACCGACCCGCCGTACTACGATAATGTACCCTACTCCTACCTTTCCGACTTTTTCTACATCTGGCTTAAACGAACGATAGGGCATTTATACCCTGACCTTCTTGCTACTCCTCTTACCCCTAAATCTGAGGAAATCGTAGCTTATTCGCATGGTGAAGACGGCTTTGGAGGAGGCAAGAGGTTCTTTGAAGATATGATCACCAAGGCCTTCCGGGAGATCTATCGTGTTCTAAAGCCTGAAGGTATCGCCGTAATTGTTTTTGCCCATAAGACTACTGATGCCTGGGAAACTATCATAAATGCCTTATTAGAGTCTGGACTCTATCTTACTGCCTCCTGGCCATTAAATACCGAAATGAAAGCGCGCCTTAGAGCTAAAGAATCTGCAGCTTTGGCTTCTTCCATTTACATGGTCTGTCGCAAAAGGACAACGAAAGAGACAGCTTACTTCAACGAAATCAAGCCTCAGGTAGAAAAGAGGATTCGTGAAAAGCTCGACCAGTTTTGGAATGAAGGGATCAGCGGCAGCGACTTCTTCATTGCAGCCATCGGCCCCGCCTTGGAGGTATTCGGCCGGTATGAGAAGGTGGAGACTTATTCCGGGGAACCAATATCGGCAGAGAACCTGCTCGAGTTGATCCGCAGGACGGTTAGTGAATATGCTTTGGCCAGGATTCTCAAGGGTAGTCACCTGGGTGGAATCGATGCGGAAACCCGTTTCTACTTACTCTGGCGCTGGACATATAACGGTGCTAAGGTCCTCTTCGATGAGGCCCGTAAACTCGCTAATGCTGTGGGAATTGAGCTTACAGAGCACTGGAATAACGGCTTTATTAGGAAGGATAAGGAATTCATTAGTGTACTGGGTCCCAAGGAACGGGACAGGAAGTTTCTGGAGAAGGAAAGGCTCAATAGCATGGTGGATGTCCTTCATGCCTGCCTTCTTCTATGGGAGAAAAATGAGCGGAAGCGCATTACGGAAGTCCTCGAAGATACAGGGTATCTTTATAACAATGCCTTCTGGCAAGTGGCCCAGTCTATCTCTGAAGTGCTGCCGCCAGGGGAAAAGGAAAGGCAAATGCTACAGGGTTTCCTTTATGGCAGGGAGACTTATCAGAAGACCCAAGATGGCAATAGTGAAAAACAAGGTCGCCTGTTTTAA
- a CDS encoding ADP-ribosylglycohydrolase family protein, with protein sequence MEPIERYRGCLLGLAVGDALGTTLEFSQPGSFEPINDMIGGGPFDLPPGQWTDDTSMALCLADSLIACEGFNPVDQLEKYLRWYHEGYLSSTGYCFDIGNTVYKALMRFERTHEPYCGSIDPYTAGNGSIMRLAPVPMFYALSPLEAIEKAGESSRTTHQAPAAIDACRYFGGLLVGALNGESKDRLLSGRYSPIPGLWEDKPLVPEVDEIASGSFKHRNPPKIRGTGYVVESLEAALWAFYNSDSFEEGCLLAVNLGNDADTTGAVYGQLAGAFYGEQNIPESWRMKIAHRDLIVNMAEQLFALSRKGR encoded by the coding sequence ATGGAGCCGATTGAGCGTTATCGCGGGTGCCTTCTGGGCCTTGCAGTAGGCGATGCCCTCGGAACCACGTTAGAATTCAGTCAGCCAGGTTCATTTGAGCCAATCAATGACATGATTGGCGGTGGGCCTTTTGATCTCCCGCCTGGCCAGTGGACAGATGATACCTCCATGGCGTTGTGCCTGGCTGACAGTCTGATTGCCTGCGAAGGTTTCAATCCGGTGGATCAATTGGAAAAGTATTTGCGGTGGTATCACGAGGGCTATCTCAGCAGTACGGGCTATTGTTTCGACATCGGTAATACTGTCTATAAGGCACTCATGCGATTTGAAAGGACCCATGAGCCTTATTGCGGTTCCATTGATCCTTATACCGCCGGCAATGGTTCTATTATGCGTCTTGCCCCCGTGCCTATGTTCTATGCCCTAAGCCCTCTGGAGGCAATTGAGAAGGCCGGTGAGAGTTCGCGAACAACTCACCAGGCTCCCGCGGCAATTGACGCCTGTCGATATTTTGGAGGTCTGCTTGTGGGCGCACTTAATGGGGAATCCAAGGATAGGCTGCTTTCAGGACGCTATTCTCCTATCCCTGGGCTTTGGGAAGATAAGCCGCTTGTGCCTGAGGTCGATGAGATTGCTTCGGGATCTTTCAAGCACCGAAATCCTCCCAAGATACGCGGTACAGGTTATGTTGTGGAATCGCTCGAAGCGGCCCTTTGGGCCTTCTACAATAGCGATTCTTTCGAGGAAGGGTGCCTTCTAGCGGTCAACCTCGGTAACGACGCAGACACCACAGGTGCGGTCTATGGGCAACTCGCTGGGGCGTTTTATGGAGAACAAAACATTCCAGAATCATGGCGCATGAAGATCGCCCATCGGGATTTAATTGTTAACATGGCTGAGCAGCTTTTCGCCCTATCCAGAAAAGGACGATAA